DNA sequence from the Parascardovia denticolens DSM 10105 = JCM 12538 genome:
GGTTGTTGATGACCTCGACCACCTGGCTGTAATACTCGGACCTATCGGCCTCGGCTTCCGCTATGGAAGCCTTCTTCAGGATGACCTCCCGTTCGGACCCCGTAGGAACCCCGAGTTTGTCCAGATGCTTGATGCGGGCGGTGACCAAAGTCTTCAGAATCTCGGTCGCGCTGGAAGCGTTCCTGATATCGTAGGTCCCCGGCTGCAGCCAGCCTTCGAAGCTTCCCCCCGCTTCCTCAGGAAGGAGCCCTTCCCCGTCGGATTTCAGGGCCTTCTGGAAGTCCTCCTTGCTCAAGGAGCTGGCCGCCGCGGCCTTGGTCGCCACATCCGAGATCCGATCCCCGGCGACGATGTTCAATATCGCCTTGGCCCTGGATGGGTCGGCGAGGATGGTTGCCGCGTCGGAAGCCTTCATCTCCTTCTTCAGGTCGAAGGTCCCCGGTTGCACGGTTTTGTTGGTCCCGATGGAGGACATGGCGTTATCGAAGGCGCAGGAGGTCTTGACGATACCGGCTTTGGTCAGTTTCTGGCCCACTTGGCTGGATGATTCCCCGGGGGCCACAGTGAAAGCGGTCGAGGCCCCTCCCGGCCCGCTGAAATCCGAGCAGTCGCGCACCGGACTCGCCTCGGGAGCCGTTTGCCGGGCTTTGAGGATGCCCCGAGCGATCACGCTGCCGGTGAAAGCTACCGCGGCCACAAGAAGCAAGGCTATAAGGACGGTGAAAAAACGACGGATGGCCTTTTTCTTTCTCCTCTTCGCTCCTTCCCCCCTTGCCATGGCCCTGGCCTCGCCTTTGCGCAAGGCGTGTTCGGCTTTCCTCCTGCGGTGAGGAGGCAAGGGTGGCTGCGAAGGGTCAGCCGGAGAAGGATCGGCCGGTTCGCGGTCGCCCCCTGCTGAGGGATCCGATCCCGCCGCGGAAGAGAAAAACTCTTCCAGATCATCGGGATCGTTCACCTTATCGGTATCGGACACAAAACCTCCTGGGCGATATCCTGGTCATCGAAGTGATGATGCACGACAATAAGTGTACACTTGGGTCTGGCGAGTTTCGCCATGATCTTACGAAAGCTGGGACAGACTATCATTTAAGGCTGCCAACTACGACAATCATCTATGGCGATTATCTGTTGCTATGGCGGTCATCCAAGGCGGCCTGCAGGATGAGGACGGCGGATTGCTGATCGACCAGGGGCCGATGCCGGCGGCTTCCGATACCCGCATCCATTAACTGGCTATGGGCCCGGACCGTGGTCATCCGTTCATCCTTCAATTCCAGGCTCACACCCTGAATCTGGTATAGGGCCAACCTTTTTTCCAAGGCGAGACTGAACCGCCGCGCCTTTTTCGCGGACTTTCCCTCCGTCCCATCCAATTGGAGAGGATAACCGATGACCACATGGGACACCTGATGATCATCGATGAGGTCCGTGATCTCATCGATGGCTTGGAAATAATCCCCGGCGACCCTGATGTTCCCTTCGGGATGGGCGAAGGTGAGCTCCGGATCGGAGATGGCTACGCCCACGCGGGCGTTGCCCAAGTCCAGCCCCAGCCAGACCGACCGGGAAGGGCGGTCGGCCTGAGGGTGGGAGGATTCGTCCGAGCCCTTGCTTGAGCCCTCCGCATCCAAGTCAGGAAAAGAAGTGTTCATCGGAAGCCGGGCGCTAACTGAGAGCCGCTTGGGCCTGATCGCCGACGATTTTCAAGGCCGCATCCAGCCGGGAGGCGTCCTGGCCACCGCCTTGGGCGAAATCGGGCTTGCCGCCGCCACCACCGCCCAAGACCTGGAAAGCGGAGCGGACCAGGTCCCCGGCCTTGATGCCGGCCTTGCGGGCGGCCTCGTTCGTGGCCACGAAGATGACCGGCTTCCCTGTCTCGCTGCTGACGCCGGCCAGACAGACCACAGCCGCCTTGTCCTCTCCCAGCTGGGCCCGGGTGTCCGTCACCGCCTTACGCAAGGCTTCGGCGGAACCGAAGGACCCCACGTTGCGGATGGCCAGCAGGAGGTCGGCATCCGGGGACCCGCTCTTGGCCTGGTCCACCAGAGCCGGGATCATGGCCGAAATCTGCCGCTCATAGATGGAAGCCAGCTTGGCCTGGGCTTCTTTCAGGCTCTCTTCCAAGCCCAAGACCCTGGTCTCCACCTCATCGGCCCGGGCGTTAAGGCCATTGGCCAGACGGTTGATCACCTGGTGCTGACGGTGGTTGTACTCGTAGGACTTGGCCCCGACCAGAGCCTCGATCCGGCGCAGGCCGGTCCCCACGGAGGATTCGGAGATGAGGGTGAAGGAACCGATGGTGCCGGTCCGGGAGGCATGCGTGCCTCCGCACAGCTCCCGGCTCCAGCCGTCATTGCCGATGGTGACCACGCGCACGATGTCGCCGTATTTGTCGCCGAACAGGTGCATGGCCCCCAGTTCCAAGGCGTCATCGATCGGCATGTTCTTCCAGGAGACCTCCAGATCGTCGCGGATGCGGGCGTTGACCCGGGCTTCGATCTGCCCCAGCTGATCCTGGGTCAAGGCCTTGGACCAGTGGAAGTCGAACCGGAGACGATCGGGATCGACCACGGATCCGGACTGGGTCGCCTTCTCCCCCAGGACTTCGCGCACGACCTTATGAAGGACGTGGGTGGCGGTATGGGCGTGGGTCATGCCGATGCGGCGGTCCACATCGATGGATGAGGAGACCTGGTCTCCCACCGTGAGGCTGCCTTCGGTCAGACGGCAATGTTGCACGTATAGGTCTTTGACCGGCTTCTGCACGTCATCCACTTCCAGGACGGCCCCTTGGTCGCTTTCGATCTCGCCGTAGTCGGCCATCTGGCCTCCCTGCTCGGCGTAGAAAGGAGTGCGGTCCAGGATAACTTCCACCGTGGCCGGGGCCGAAGCGGACCGGACCGAACCGGTTTCCTCGTCGATGATGGCGAGGACCGTCCCGCGGCTGGAGAATTCCTTGTAACCGGTGAATTCGATGGGCTTGGCCAGGGCTTTCTTGGCGTCGTCGTAGACGCTCAGGTCCACGTTATGCCTCTTTTTCAAAGCGTCGGCCCGGGCGCGCTGTTTCTGTTCGGCCATGAGCTCGCGGAAGCTCCGGTCATCCACTCCCACGCCCTGTTCCCGGGCAATTTCGGTGGTCAGTTCGATGGGGAAACCATAAGTATCGTGAAGGGTGAAGGCCTCCTTGCCGGATACGACCGGCTGTTCCTGGCCCTTTTCGGAAGCGTCCTTCTTGGCTTGGGAAATGGCCACGTCCAAGATGGTGGACCCCTGGTCCAAGGTGCGACGGAAGGCGGCTTCCTCGCCGAAAGCGGTCTCGCTGACTTCGGCGAAGGAAGATTCCAGCTCAGGGTAGCTGAGCTTCATCTGGGCTTCCGAGACAGGCAGCAGATGGGGGAAGACCTCCTGCTCCACGCCCAGCATCTTCATGGCCCGGATGGAGCGGCGGATCAGGCGGCGCAGCACATAGCCACGACCTTCGTTGCTAGGCCGGACCCCGTCGCCCATGATCATGAGGGCGGAACGGACATGGTCGGCCACCACGCGGAAGCGGACGTCATCCTCGGGGTCGTCCCCATATTTGCGGCCGGAGAGCCTTTCCGCCTCTTCGATCACGGGGAAGATCTCATCGGTCTCGTAGATGTTCTGCTTGCCTTGGAGCAGATAAGCCACGCGTTCCAGTCCCATGCCGGTGTCTATGTTCTTGTTGGCCAGTTCGCCCACGATGTGCAGGTTGGTCTTGGATTTGACGTTGTCGACTTCGAAGTTCTCGAAAACCAGGTCCCAGATTTCGATGTAGCGGCTTTCGGAGGCGATGGGGCCTCCGTCCGGGCCGTATTCAGGGCCGCGGTCCACATAGATTTCGGTGCAGGGACCTCCGGGGCCGGGGCCGCCGGTGGTCCAGAAGTTGTCTTCCATGCCCAAGACCTGCATATGCTCGGGATCCATGCCTTCGGTCTTCCACAAAGACCGGGCCTCTTCGTCGTCCGTGTAGGTGGTCACCCAGAGCTTGTCTTTCTCGAAGCCGTATCCGCCCTGGTCCTGGGGGGAGGTCAGCAGGTCCCAGGCGTAATGGATGGCCTCCTTCTTGAAGTAATCCCCGATGGAGAAGTTGCCCAGCATCTGGAAGAAGGTGCCATGCCGGGTGGTCTTGCCCACTTCGTCGATGTCCAAGGTGCGCACGCACTTTTGATTGCTGGTCATCCGGCGCGAAGGCGGGGTCTGCTCGCCCAAGAGGTAAGGGATGAAGGGGACCATGCCGGCGATGGTGAAAAGCGTGGTGGGGTTGGGGGAGATCAGGGAGGCCGATGGCATGACCAGATGTCCTTGCTTCTCGAAATAGGTCACAAATCGTTTGGCGATTTCCGATGTGCGCATGCGCGTCTCCTTTGCGGACTTACCTAAGCTGTCGCGGGCCAGCCGTCAGGGGCTGCCTCATTCACAAGGTTCGATTGTATCCCAGCCCACTGATAGTTTGCCTCCCCTTCACGGTCCCAGCGAAAAAAGGCCGGCCCGATGGGCCGACCTTGCCATCGAAACGGATTGGACCGCTTATTCGGACTTGGACTTGGCGAATTTCGCTATATAGTCTTGGTTGAGCTGACTCTCGCGGTCTTTGCGGTAAGCGTTGAAATCATTGAAAAGACCGGACAAGGTGCGCATGGCGACATTGTCCTGGTCGGGGCCGAGGACGAATTGACGGGCCCCGTCCGGGGTATGGTCGCGCACGTAGGAGTTGGCCTTGGCCACGGTCACCACGCCTGCCGCGAAGCCCAATCCGAACCAGAAAATCCTTTTGAACATATCATATACCTTTCGGGTCGTGAGCCAAGGACCTTAATCCTGCTGCGAATCGGCGGTCTGCTTGAGGGGATCATGCTCCCCCCGCTTGGAGTTGACGAAGTCCAAGACCGTCTGCTTGGCCGCATAGAAGGCGGAAGCCACTTTGATGATGGGCTTGCCCAAGATGGAGCCGTAAAGATCCGCCAAAGCGGAGACGTTGTTGGTGGTCGTGCTCAAGGCCCCGGTCATGGAGTTGGCGTCGTCCAACGACTGATTGACCTTCTTGACCGTATCCACGCCTTCGTCCAAAGCCGGGACGGCGTGGTCCCCCGCGTCCTTGACCGTCTGGGAGATCTGGTCGAAAAGCTTGCCCAAGCGAATCAAAGGATAAATCATGAATCCCGCCAAAATCGCAAAAGCGATCGCGGCGATGAGTCCGGCAATCTGACCAGCGTCCATAATGACCTCTTTCCATCCGGGGATCCCCGCCTCATCCACGAAGGGGCCCCTGTTTTTCCAGCGCTTGCTCTCTGGCGAATGTGATAGGTTCTACCCTAGCATGCCTTGACTACACGCGTCGGTCGATCGTCTTCGCGGGCTTGTCCCTTCGCCGGGCGCAGGTTCGTTGAAACGCCTTACTGATTGTAGGAAACGACGGTGATGGCCTCTTCCAAGCGATCGGCCGCGGTGTCGAAGTCGAATCGGGTGACGGACCCATTGGCCGGACGGACCGACAAGTCATAGCCCTCCGGGGCGAAACGGTTCATCATGCTCAACAGGGTGTTGCCGTGGGAGATCTGCAGGATATTGGCCCCGTCTGGCAGCCTCGATTCCTGGGCCGTATGGGCGATGAGGGAGAAGCCGGAATCGATACGGCCCCAGTATTCCTGGTCCGACTCGGCGTCATGGAAGGGGTCCGCTTCTTTGAGGAAATCGCGGCTGGCGGCCAGGCCGAACTTGTTGACTATGGAAGCGTAGGAGGGGGCACCATGGGGAGCGCCTGCCGCCCACCAGGCCTCGTTCATGTCCTTGCCTTCGAAGTAACCGTAGAATTGCTCGCGGAAGGCCGGATCGACGACCTTGGGAAGGCGGTCTCCGTCGCTCCCCTTCAGGTTGTCATTGTCTCCCAGAATCATATCCAAAGTCTGTTCCGCCCTGGTGGTGTCCGAACAGAAGGCGGCGGAGAAGACGACCTGGGCCAGCTTCTCCCCCGCCTTGTGGGCGTCATCGATCCCCGCCTGGGTCAGGGGCGAATTCGA
Encoded proteins:
- the mltG gene encoding endolytic transglycosylase MltG; protein product: MSDTDKVNDPDDLEEFFSSAAGSDPSAGGDREPADPSPADPSQPPLPPHRRRKAEHALRKGEARAMARGEGAKRRKKKAIRRFFTVLIALLLVAAVAFTGSVIARGILKARQTAPEASPVRDCSDFSGPGGASTAFTVAPGESSSQVGQKLTKAGIVKTSCAFDNAMSSIGTNKTVQPGTFDLKKEMKASDAATILADPSRAKAILNIVAGDRISDVATKAAAASSLSKEDFQKALKSDGEGLLPEEAGGSFEGWLQPGTYDIRNASSATEILKTLVTARIKHLDKLGVPTGSEREVILKKASIAEAEADRSEYYSQVVEVINNRLAKKMTLGMDAINAYGFNEKGTDLTAAQLKDASNPYNSRIHQGLPPTPIGSPGDEALKAAMNPAKGDLLYFVTVNLDTGETKFTADKDEFAKYSQELQDWLESHPQSTSSSSR
- a CDS encoding DUF948 domain-containing protein; this encodes MDAGQIAGLIAAIAFAILAGFMIYPLIRLGKLFDQISQTVKDAGDHAVPALDEGVDTVKKVNQSLDDANSMTGALSTTTNNVSALADLYGSILGKPIIKVASAFYAAKQTVLDFVNSKRGEHDPLKQTADSQQD
- the alaS gene encoding alanine--tRNA ligase; translation: MRTSEIAKRFVTYFEKQGHLVMPSASLISPNPTTLFTIAGMVPFIPYLLGEQTPPSRRMTSNQKCVRTLDIDEVGKTTRHGTFFQMLGNFSIGDYFKKEAIHYAWDLLTSPQDQGGYGFEKDKLWVTTYTDDEEARSLWKTEGMDPEHMQVLGMEDNFWTTGGPGPGGPCTEIYVDRGPEYGPDGGPIASESRYIEIWDLVFENFEVDNVKSKTNLHIVGELANKNIDTGMGLERVAYLLQGKQNIYETDEIFPVIEEAERLSGRKYGDDPEDDVRFRVVADHVRSALMIMGDGVRPSNEGRGYVLRRLIRRSIRAMKMLGVEQEVFPHLLPVSEAQMKLSYPELESSFAEVSETAFGEEAAFRRTLDQGSTILDVAISQAKKDASEKGQEQPVVSGKEAFTLHDTYGFPIELTTEIAREQGVGVDDRSFRELMAEQKQRARADALKKRHNVDLSVYDDAKKALAKPIEFTGYKEFSSRGTVLAIIDEETGSVRSASAPATVEVILDRTPFYAEQGGQMADYGEIESDQGAVLEVDDVQKPVKDLYVQHCRLTEGSLTVGDQVSSSIDVDRRIGMTHAHTATHVLHKVVREVLGEKATQSGSVVDPDRLRFDFHWSKALTQDQLGQIEARVNARIRDDLEVSWKNMPIDDALELGAMHLFGDKYGDIVRVVTIGNDGWSRELCGGTHASRTGTIGSFTLISESSVGTGLRRIEALVGAKSYEYNHRQHQVINRLANGLNARADEVETRVLGLEESLKEAQAKLASIYERQISAMIPALVDQAKSGSPDADLLLAIRNVGSFGSAEALRKAVTDTRAQLGEDKAAVVCLAGVSSETGKPVIFVATNEAARKAGIKAGDLVRSAFQVLGGGGGGKPDFAQGGGQDASRLDAALKIVGDQAQAALS
- the ruvX gene encoding Holliday junction resolvase RuvX codes for the protein MNTSFPDLDAEGSSKGSDESSHPQADRPSRSVWLGLDLGNARVGVAISDPELTFAHPEGNIRVAGDYFQAIDEITDLIDDHQVSHVVIGYPLQLDGTEGKSAKKARRFSLALEKRLALYQIQGVSLELKDERMTTVRAHSQLMDAGIGSRRHRPLVDQQSAVLILQAALDDRHSNR
- a CDS encoding histidine phosphatase family protein; translated protein: MLLHMYIVRHGQTYFNRYNRLQGWSNSPLTQAGIDDAHKAGEKLAQVVFSAAFCSDTTRAEQTLDMILGDNDNLKGSDGDRLPKVVDPAFREQFYGYFEGKDMNEAWWAAGAPHGAPSYASIVNKFGLAASRDFLKEADPFHDAESDQEYWGRIDSGFSLIAHTAQESRLPDGANILQISHGNTLLSMMNRFAPEGYDLSVRPANGSVTRFDFDTAADRLEEAITVVSYNQ